The sequence GCTTCACGTCCCCTAAGATTTATACctttgaaatataattatataaaagaacaCAAACGATCATGTCACGCATAAAATATCTCCTCCCTTACTTTACAGCCATATGAATTGACTGAGGAGATCATTCCCACAATTTTATCTCTTAGTGCTCCATCATAACTCACTGCAACTGCAGAAGTAAATCCTAATCTTAATATAGGCATATTACtgaattaaatttctttttttcttttcaaaagaaCAAATTTGAGTGTTATATGGGCCCGTCTTTTGGGATGTTTGGACTTAATATGTAAGATTGGAAGGTTTTCTGGGTCCAAATTGATACTCTCTCAATAGTTTTAGGTCTCAACCGAAAAAATCATTCATTCAGGTCTTTTGGGAGAATTTAGACCTCTTCAAAGTTTAGACCGGGTCTAATTTGGGCTTCAGCTTTTAAATTCTACAGAAGCTTAAGATTTTAACAAAGTTggtcataaaaaatataaaatgttttaTCTTATAATTTCAGGCTGGACCAGCCTCGTCAAGTGCACCTcaacaaattaatatttttaagtccACTCAAAAAATAATCCAACTTTTCCGGGCAAGCCTAAAGTAAAAGTACGTGGCTAAATCCAAAAGTCTTCGAATAAGTTGAGCAAGCCGGGGAAGTACCAAGCCCATGAAAACAAGTATAGGGAGAACTCGAGAAACCAGAAACTAATTATACAAATGCACAGCCACCCACAAACTTAAATGATAGCCATCACAGTTAATCGTTCCTTCCCGGCTAGAGTTGTTCAATCTTATCTTACTgcaaatttttgttttataagcTAGGCAAGACTCTAACAGGAGCTGTCAATCTGTGAATGTTCAATTACACAGACTTCAGTGTCCGCCCCCGACATGACTTATCTACGAAGTTGCCCGCATCTAGTAGAGCCCGAGTTCCCATAAGTTATTGCTTAGCATAAAAAAATTGCTGAAATGGGAGTCGTAGTTCTGCAGCATTTCTAATCTTTCATCTAGAGAGCACAGTAAACAATAATCCAATCATAAACAGTGTATGCACTTGTAATCAAATTAACTAGAATGCTCAACTAATGGACTTCACCAATATGAAAAGAATGCCTATCGTGCAATGTGCCTTCCTTCTTAGCAAGCAAGGAAACATTAAAGCCTTGAATTATAATCAGTATAAACATCGACGAGCTGAGAAACAAAAGCCTTGAATTATGAGACTCTTCATTTGATCCGCTGTGGTTTTCAAGGTACACTCTGTTTCATTATGCACTTGTGTAATATCAAGAATCTAAGCCTTATGTCAGTACGAGTTCTCAAGGACTGAGACTCCCGGTCCATATACCAGTCGGCAGCGTTCACTGAATGAACCAACCAATCGTGAGACCACTTCCTTGAAAAACACGGATGCCACCTGTCACGTAGCCACAACCAGAATCAGAATGCTTATTACGTAATATTGATTCTGAAATTTCAAATCCTACCGCATCCTTTTATAGGTCACCAATATTCACAATttcaaattacaaaattttgATAAGAGCCCACATATTCAGTACAGTAATGAATACAAACCAAGTAATGTGACTAGCTCTTATGTATATTTGTGCCGACAATGCATGTTTATATGAATGTGGTGTGTAACGAGTTATATATGCCAGCATTATACAAAGATGAAAGTCCAACGTTCGATGTCATCTTTTAGCTTCATCAAGACAAAATTCAACCATTCCAACTGATGAAATGATTGTTTCGCACATAGCAAATATATATCCAACCAAAGGGGTGCCTGATACATCTGCTTATTTAGGCAATTATCATCCATAAGGGCTAAGCAAAGAGTTTATAAAGAGTACAAAAGGTATTATCACTTTTTCTGCTGGAAAGCAAACTCTCAAAATATTGATACTTTTAGGAGTCCACCTACAAGTGGCACGCCTATGTATATGCGCATGACATGCCTACTTAATATGATGATCTGACCTCAATCCATGTTATAAGTGAACATATTAAAGTTTAGAATTAGTCATATAATTCTTTGCTTATTTATCAGGTGAGTATTTTGGACAGACTTTTGAGATCTTGAGGTTAGCTTTCACTTCTTCCATCATATTCTAGCGCCTTGTTGAAAGCCCTAGCATAGCATTTGCTCAAAATACATTAGCCACTTCTGTCATTTATACATCTTCACAGGTAATGCACATCTGAGCACAATGCTTCATTCATTTATAACCTTATCCCAGAAAGTCATACTGTCAAAGTTTCTCagaaatatcattgtatatcaattattttataaaactagAATCCATTATGAAACATGTAACAGTTAAATAAAGCGGCAATAACTCACAGTATAGAAGTAGGGGAGAAAAGGATGCGACTGTTTACCTGTCTGTAAAGTGGTGACTGGAACTTAAAATCTACCAAAAAATAAAGGTCACAAGTTCCTGGAACTGGTCCCGGGTTGAATTCCCAAATGTTTATCAAATGGTCAAAGAGGGTGCTATCCGACACTGTTGTCTGGAATGAAGCACATAACTGAATAAGATTAATCAACCGATGATGCATGCAATAAGTTTTAACGAACTTCACTTAACAGTAGTATGCTAATAACATGTTTGCTTTAacgaaaatgaaaagaaatccaTATCAGCAATCACGGATGTCAAGACTAATATAGATGTAAGCCACTAGAGTTTCACATAGCATAAGCTGCAGAAAGCATTATCAAGCCCAATGTAGCTCCCTTCTAAAATGAGCTAACTCTTCAAATTCGAGTGTCCTAGAAACAAGCAGGCCGTCATACATATATTAAAGCTGCTATTCGTGCACATTCATTTGAATACTATATTGATGCACAGCTACGAGCTTCAAGTACATGCGCACCTCAAATATGATGTGTGGCATATATATTTGAACTGTTGGCCAGTTCCACTGCAGATGTCATGAGGCTCGTACAAAGGGCAGAGTTCTAATGTTTCAATCTAATCTATAATATCCCAAAGGCTTTCATTGCCAAGCAAGACCCAAGTCAGTGATTACCCCAATCACATATAAATATGCTTCTTAATTCTTAAAGCAAATACTTATTACAAGACATTGAACATATAAATGCATCATAATATAACAAGATATATCAGGTAATGCCGAATCATTACCTTAATTGATTTAGGTCTTTTCAATTCTACATGAGAAATAtaactctcaacaagaaatttgaaaccaatctcCAACTCAGCATCAAATGATCCATCAGGATGGTGTCTGATTATATCAGATCGTTGACACCAAGGTACAAATCCATGATACAAATCAACAGCTGCAACCACATCAAATAACTGCTCTGGCGAATACCTAATTCCAGAAATTCACATCAGCTCCAATACtgagttaataaaaaaaaaaaaaaaaatcataaagtaCCAGAAAGAgatcataaaataaagaatattacCCTAAAACACGTCTCTCTTCATAAACTTTGGATAAAACACCACCTTCTTCTCCATCTCCGCAACCAAGAAACTGTCTCTTTTGACTGTTATTATTGTACAACCTTCCTATTGTACAgctattattatcattattattattataattatcaatcaaTTCACGGACCGTTGGGGTTGACATGCCCATAATGCTATCATAACATCGAATCTGATGATTATACTTAGAAGTAGGGTTTTTCGGCGACCTAATTAAGCCTTTGGCAACATTTTTATTGGTAGTTAAAAACCGGAGGGCCTTCGTGGTAGACATGAATGGCGGCATTGTGAATTTGAATTCAAGAATCAAAAGCACTgtaacaaaagagaaaaaagaagaaattgaaatgaaaccttaaaaaagatgaagaggaattaattattattatcataatatCTTACcttaataaatagaaaaggaagagcAAGTCGTTTTTTGACGGTAAGGCGCGAATTTGGAGAAAACGGAGGAGGAAGTTAGATTACGAGCCGTAGATGATTCtgggtttctttttcttttcttttcttttccgaGTAACAGTaggaaaacaagaaaaggaaatagaagaaagaaaagcgTACGAATATATACCGTTAGTTTAAGCCAGCGGACACGTAGCTTTtgctattgtaattgtttgtTCACTTGCTTGACGGGTTGCAGCTGTAGGCCTGTTCGGTTAACTTGGTGTTGGTAGTAATTAACAGCTGATAGCTTTTCAAGTACGCTCAGTATCCAACAACAACAAtgattaacaattttttttgaacAATTATCATAATATCAGCTCCAATTTGAAAGTTTTTTgcatttcaatttatttactttgaaaacaatatatatataggatattatctctaatatttatattttataagtaaaaaactaaaattattatgcatATACATTTatgtttcaaaaaatatattgaatctTCCAATTGCTTTGGacatttgaatttgatttttttctttttttcgcttaatttcaaaatagaTGGCTGCAACTAACATTAGAAAATGGACTGCCAAATGCGTCATTGACAAGTAaagggggaaaaagaaaaagaaataaatacaattctAGAAAAGGATTTGGCGCAAATTATGAAAGAACCTTACTACATACATATGTGGGCGCGCGTAAGGATGAAATCTTGGATTTCCTTCGATTGGAGCTAATGCATTGGAGAGTAAAAGAGGGGAGGGTTATGTTATGCAACTAAACTAGCACTGCTTCCACAAGGGGTTGTTGGATAAAGTTTAGGAATTCCTAAATCGGATCACGCAGTGTGAACCATAATACTCCCCATTGCTAAGCTCACCGCCAACAGTCTTCGTTGTCAATCTGGTGCCATGACCATCACCAATCAAAATCAGctcaacaaattaaaaaatatttatagtttgCAGCACACATATTTACATAAAGGAAAAGATCTAATAGACGACGTGATAAAATATTCCTCGCACCAGCAAATTAGTGCCAATTATCCAATTTCCCTCTTGAATTTAGGTGAGCAAagaaagttaattattttgattcttcAGTATCTTCATAGGTTAACAGAACAGCTACACAAACCAGCCAGGTTTGGTTAATGGCTGGTCACGGGTGCGACTCATCTCTTCTAGCAGCAGCAGAAATATAACCTTCCACGGAAGGCGTATCACATAGAACCATCTATTGCAagagcataaaagaaaaacactatGAGACATCGATAAACTTAAAGAAGGACTGATCATAagactcttttttttttttcaaatgtaAATTTAGGTgatagtttataattttagccAATCCTTTTAATTTGGACAAAAATGGTCTTATTagtaaattcatttttaattttagccaACCCCCAGTGAATTCAAAAGTGacagattttatttatattatgccACTTCATATAACATgtcacttaattttgaccaaaccaaaattgaaaattgCTGATAATTTTGCAATGCAAATTATAGTtaccaaaatttaaaaaaaaaaattggttaaaattgtcaaaaaaatCACATaggtttgattttttatttactttcacTATTAGGCAAAACTGAAACTGCAACATTGACAATATATGGACTGCTCTTATGCAGAGTAAATTACCTGGTCATTAATTGCAGCACCTGTTTTAGGCTTTTTCATCCTTTCTGAGCTGCATGCACTGGTTTTCTTGCCACTTCTAATATTTTCATCCACGAAATTCTGATCTGAAACCTCTAcaagaataatattaatgcagtCAGTGTCACATCGAAATAATGTTGCATGAAACCTGCATTTACACacttttttgtaattaattgtGAACTACAACATCAGTTCTTGGAACATTTAGTAGAGCACCAAAGCATGGAATAGTCACATGGGCCAATGACCATGTTTACACCATTGAAGAAACCTTCAATactaattatgaaattaaccaCTCACAATTTTTCCATATTTAGATTCTCGAAACTCACTGTTTTATATCGCAATACAGATTGTGTTTTCTTCTCATTGCcccaaaataacatttttttgGCTCATTTCGACATGAATAGAAGCGACGTGGACAATTCAATGTGATCAAATGCAGATTTGTAAAAAATAACCATTGCAAATACAACCGAAAGAGAATTTTCATACACAATATAATGTCTGAGATTACCTGTGTTGCTGTCAACGGGGCCATTTCGACATGAATAGAAGCGACGTGGATAAGATCGTTTGAAACAAGTTGCTGTACAACCAGACACTACCTTTTTCCCGCTTGAGTTAATCGCTTGATTTTGCAATGCAATCCTCTCTTGGACAATGTCTTGGGGTTTTCTAGCAGATCTAAAGTGCCGAATCCATGGACTTATCAGAACGCCACTGGGTTCATTTGCTATATTTACTTGTGACGCAGGCCTTTGAAAATTGATTTTCTCCCAGCAACCACCTCGAAGAATTTTAAACTGAAGCaagatcaaaataaaataagacaCATAGGAAGGAATATTCAATGCACCATGAGGACGTCAATTTTAAGCAAACACGAAAGAATAGTCTCCAACCTGGCCAGATGGGGTACTTTTATTAGAATGTACTTGCTTTGACAAATTTGGATCTGACATCTCCTTCTTTAATTGCAAATCAAGATCATCCATGGAATTATATAATTGCTTAACAAATGATGCCTCCATAGATTTAAGGTACAGCCTGTGCTTCTCATCTGTCCATTCTGTAGAAATAGGTTCTGTCATCTGCAATTcctggtatatatatatatattatcacaATCATGGTCAGAATCCTCTAAAAGGCCTCTTCTTTTCTTCGAGAAATGTCAAAGGAggtttatataatatatcatgGCCAAAGGAAAACAGATAGAAAGTAAATATGATATGGCTCAAGGACCAACAGCCACAATCAGTCCAGCGTCCCAAACTTTTTCCTTTCATGTATAAGCTCATACTACACTACTAATATTGCATTAAGCAAAATTCTTGCAATCTGCCTTTAGTCTGCAGATTATTACTTGCACTAATCAATCAACTTCTTCTTGTgtaagaatagaaaaaaataaaaaaataaaaaaaaataaaaaaaaataataataataatatgagaataagAGCAAAAAGAAGCTAGGAGCAGAAATCTAATGTATATGATCTTGAAAACtacttctttttcattttcattatataGCAGGTCTCAATTTAGACACACAAATGATATTgcaatttctaatttaattacgTAATTGAATTCAAGTAATTGGCAGAGTAATTAGGCGGTCCTAATTCCTAGGCcagtgaaagaaaaaaaaggtcGCATTATATTATTACCAGGCGGTCCTAGGGGAGCAAAACGACGGCGTTGGATGAGACAAAACAGAAAAGGAGGACAAACAAATTAACGCCATATATCAGCAAgcaaaacaaaatcaattCAAGCACCtactatgtatatattcaaaaggaaaaaaaggaaattcaactaaaaatcaattagaatttcttaaatgaaagTTTCATGTTATAATTATAAGCAATCTCTCATATcatgataaaacaaaaaacaaaaattcatTCAAAAATATCTAGAATTCATATACCAGCATATATAATCAATATCTATATCATACCTGTTGTGCAGACTCGGCCGATGACTCGCCACTACTTGAACTCGTCCGAGTTTCACTTCTGCAACCATTCATTATTTCTATATCTTAACTAAGTTCAGAGAACTAGAAAATACCAGATTTAAAAccagagaaaaaaaaaagaaaacaaaaacaacagACAGAGAGAGCAATGATATGATTTGAAGAAATGGAGGTGGCGTTGGGGACAAAAGAACGTTACAGTTGTCGCCGCTTTTACACGTGTCAGTTGCCACGTCACTAAAGAAGGGCGCTAATTTTTCTCAAAGGAGAGAGAAGCCAGATATTTTAGTGGGCGTCGAAAATATCTCTTGTCTTTACTTGAGTTTTAAGATTACGTGGCTGTAAACTTTTATCATCAACCCATGTTATGTGTGTGCGCGCTATCCTTTTAACTCGGCTTCCCGCGCTTCTTTTAActgttgttattttttattaccttttctttttcctttttcactttctctttttatcGGTTTTCAATTCTCATATCAACAGCAGATAATTCATGCCGGATTTTTCTTTGTCAATGTCTTCTCATTTTCCCAAACAGCTAGACGTTGAAATGCACCAAAGAAAatccaattttttaatttcgaTATTAGCATATTATTCTTAATTGCTATATTTAGTAGTAATCATTCGATACATTAAGTTactgataaattatttaacaaaaaaatatcattttaaaatactGTTCTGAATGGGCCTGCCACCATCGAAATGGACACCAGTGCAAATCATCCTTAGAtctaaaatactaaatatgaAACTGACCCTTCATGAGATATTATCTGCCTTAACAAATTGAAGCCGACGAGCCTGGAGAATAATAATGAAGCATAAATTCTGTGGCCACACTGCATTGAGTGCTACGGAGATttcttataagaaaaagaaaaaactaacaTTTCCGTTCCTTTTGGCTGGAACaaattctatattattttatgaaatttatattatttagctgagataatttaaacaaaaattatttatataactttatagAATTAGCTCTAACCAAACTAAgtttagtaaaatatataaaatctttaaaaaataaatttcatattaataaactaatatttgttttaaaagaaaagtataaaaaatataaatgtggTTGTGCGTGggtattcttttaataaataacagcATAGGGTTTCAAATCGTTAACTATTTTCAgtatacatattaaatttatggtCGTGGCACTCTAATCTAATGACGACAAGTACATTCACCTCGCTACAGTCTAAACTTGCATCATTGTTGCCTGATTTAGTTGGAAATGAGGGTAGCAGAGAAGAACGAAAACATTAAATTCTCTTTGATTTTAACTAGATCCGATGAACCTTATTCACGATAAGGCTATACTAAGTCACCTCTTTGCCAGctttttcaacaaaattaattttacaatgaTGAAATTCAGTTTTAAAATCTTACAACTAAAATTCTTAGCTGTCTGTGCAAATATAAAAACTCACTACTTATATTAGTTTAtaagatacataaataaataaaaaatagtatgaAATTTCTGTTTTGTAAGATTAGAAcacatctttcaacattactattttattctataatttccctttttctatatgaaagtataatttatttcaaaggcaatatttatttatttatttatttatagtgaattttataaattaaatataagaattcaaattttccttttgcaatgataagttttaaaatgaattttatccaaaagaaagagagagaaaatagctCATTTGGgaagaaaaatttcaaatcCCAACTTTCATTAAATCAGTCGCAGTACAGCAGAAAGCACAAAAGTATCTGTATTGCAATGTACAAAATTGTATAAACAATGCCCGACCAcgaattataaaaagatttaaaaacaATAAGCTCTCCAAAAAAATCGCATTCCAATTTGAGTTGAACTATTTACTGGATTTACAGTGTCAAATCGTTTTtggtgaaaataaaaatgaatagaaCCCGACGATCAGAtcacataattattattcatgtcTGAACAAGCAAC is a genomic window of Ricinus communis isolate WT05 ecotype wild-type chromosome 2, ASM1957865v1, whole genome shotgun sequence containing:
- the LOC8278865 gene encoding cold-regulated protein 27 isoform X2, which codes for MNGCRSETRTSSSSGESSAESAQQELQMTEPISTEWTDEKHRLYLKSMEASFVKQLYNSMDDLDLQLKKEMSDPNLSKQVHSNKSTPSGQFKILRGGCWEKINFQRPASQVNIANEPSGVLISPWIRHFRSARKPQDIVQERIALQNQAINSSGKKVVSGCTATCFKRSYPRRFYSCRNGPVDSNTEVSDQNFVDENIRSGKKTSACSSERMKKPKTGAAINDQIDNEDCWR
- the LOC8278865 gene encoding cold-regulated protein 27 isoform X1 — encoded protein: MNGCRSETRTSSSSGESSAESAQQELQMTEPISTEWTDEKHRLYLKSMEASFVKQLYNSMDDLDLQLKKEMSDPNLSKQVHSNKSTPSGQFKILRGGCWEKINFQRPASQVNIANEPSGVLISPWIRHFRSARKPQDIVQERIALQNQAINSSGKKVVSGCTATCFKRSYPRRFYSCRNGPVDSNTEVSDQNFVDENIRSGKKTSACSSERMKKPKTGAAINDQMVLCDTPSVEGYISAAARRDESHP
- the LOC8278866 gene encoding coenzyme Q-binding protein COQ10 homolog, mitochondrial: MPPFMSTTKALRFLTTNKNVAKGLIRSPKNPTSKYNHQIRCYDSIMGMSTPTVRELIDNYNNNNDNNSCTIGRLYNNNSQKRQFLGCGDGEEGGVLSKVYEERRVLGYSPEQLFDVVAAVDLYHGFVPWCQRSDIIRHHPDGSFDAELEIGFKFLVESYISHVELKRPKSIKTTVSDSTLFDHLINIWEFNPGPVPGTCDLYFLVDFKFQSPLYRQVASVFFKEVVSRLVGSFSERCRLVYGPGVSVLENSY